Within the Planctomycetota bacterium genome, the region ACGCACTACGGCCCGGCCTACGGTTTCGCGCCGAAGGGCGTGGGCGAGGCGGCGCTTCGCTGGGTCCGCGACGAGAACGACCGCCGGATGATCGACCTGGCGCTTCGGCTCGACGCCGAAGCGGCCGTCCCCGAAGCCGAAGCGCGGCTGAACGCCTGCGGTTCCGGGGCCGTGGCCGCCACCCTCGCCGCCGCACGCGAACTCGGCGCCGTCCAGGGCTACCTCGTCCACTACACGACGTCCTTCGACGTGATGAAAGAGCGGATGGGCCGGCGCGGCTTCGATGCGGCCGTCGGCTACGCCGGCCTCCTGTTTTAGCCTCTCAGAAAGGCATTGACACCCCTCGCGCCCCGCCGTACGTTCTTCTCGGCCGTCGCGTGCTTCGCATCCGGAGTGCCGAATGTCCTGGCCGAACCGCATCACGCTGCTGCGCCTCCTGCTCGTGCCGGTGTTCATTCTCCTGGTGCTGAGCGCAGCCGAGAACGCCGCCTATCGCTATGCGGCGCTCGGCCTGGCGGTCGCTCTGGGCGTGTGCGACGCGGCCGACGGCATCCTCGCCCGCCGCACGGGCGCCGTCACGCGGATCGGTTCCATCCTCGACCCGCTGGCGGACAAGGCCCTGATGATCAGCGCCATCGTCCTGCTGAGTTTCGAAGGCATCCTCTCGACCGAGCATCCGGCCCTTCGCCTTCCGTACTGGGTGTCGGTGACGATTGTTTCGCGCGACCTTTTCATCCTCGTCGGCACGGGGATCATCTTCTTGCTGGCCGGGCTGTTCCAGGCCTTGCCGAGCGTGAGCGGCAAAGCGGCCACGGTCGTCCAATTCATCATGATCGCCGCCATGCTCGCCTCGCCCGACTTTTTGCGCTGGTTCCCGTCGGCCACGTGGTACGGCCTCTACGGGATATGGGTCGTGACGGTCCTCTTGGGCGTCGTTTCCTGGCTGGGGTACCTGCGGACGGGGTCGAAACTTCTCTCGGCCGGGGGCTAGTGCTTTGTCGCTCATCATTGGATGAGCGACAAAGCACAGAGCAGGAGAGCGGGAGAGAGGAGAGAGTAGAGACGGCAGCGGACCCGACACGAACCGTTGGGCCCCGCTCTCCTGCGGTCTCCTCTCTCCTTTCTACTTTCTAGTCTTGTGAGCGGTGCGCGTCAGAACATCGGAGACAGAGCACTAAGTTTTTCGCCGGGTTTTCGGCCCTGTGCGCGCAGGCGGGCGCAAATCCGCCGGCGGTCCGGCCTCTCCCAAGTCATTTATTCACAAGCACTTACAGTCGCCCCGCGCCCGTCCTCGGCCGGTCGATTTGCCTCGGCCCTCCCTCTGCCTATAGTTCATAAGGTGGAAGGGGCTGGGCGGGCCGACGCTCGCCTGGCAGGATGAACAGGAGGTCACATGCCTTTCCGAGCGAACATTCTCGTCGTCGGCGCCGAGGCGGACGCCAACGCGCGCCTCGCCGCCATGCTCGAGCGCGTCGGGGCTACCGTCCAGCAAGCGCCCGATTGCCTGACGGCCATGGCCATCGTCAAGAGCGATGCCGTGGAACTGGCGGTGCTGGCCGATTGCGGCGGACAGTTCAACCCCGTCGAGACGGCGCGGGTTCTGAAGAGCCTTCGCCGCGACCGTTATCTGCCCGTCATGCTCGTGGCCGAAAAGGGACTCGCCGGCGGAGCGGAGCCGGAGGGGCTTGAAGACCTCGACGACGTCCTCGGGCCCGGGTTCGACGAAGAGACCCTGCGCCGGCGTCTCCAGGCGCTCCTGCGCGCCAAGAGCACGCACGACCAGTTGCGCGAGGTCCGCGGCGAACTCGAGAAGACCCTGGCGCGAGAGAACGCCCTCCTCGAACAACTCCGCGAGGACAACAAGACGCTCAAGGTCCGCAGCATCACGGACGGCCTGACGGCCCTCTACAACTACCGGTACCTGATGGAGTGGCTGAAGACGGAGTTCAAGATCAGCCGGCGCTACGGCCACTCGCTCTCGATGATCATCGTGGACGTCGATTTCTTCAAGCGGATCAACGACGAGTACGGGCATCCGTTCGGCGACCTGGCGCTGAAGGAAATCGCCGTCGTCCTCAAGCAGTGCGCTCGCGAGTCGGACCTGGTGGCCCGTTACGCCGGCGACGAGTTCGCCCTCGTCTGCCCGCGCACGGGGCACAAGGAAATTTCCGCTCTCGCCAAGCGCATCCTCGTCGCCTCGCGCAAGCACCGCTTCGAATCGAAAGGCGGGCGCGTGCCGATCACCCTGAGCCTCGGCACGGCGACGTATCCGGACGATCCCGAGGTCGTCTCGCCCGAACTGCTGGTCTTCCTCGCCGACCAGGCGCTGTATCAGACGAAGCGCGGGGGGCGCAACGGCGTCACCGCCTGGCACGAAATCGAGCCGGAGACCCGCTTCGCCATTCGCGGAGAATTGAAAGGCCCGAACCACCCGCTGCTCGCCAACGATCCGAAAAGTCGGCTCGAACTGGCGGCAGCGGCCAGGCTCGTCGGCGCCGCGGCAGAAACGACCTCCTTCTGCCCGCGCGACGCCGACCCGCCGTCCCGGTAGGCAGGACGCACGAGGAGGGCCGGCCGGTTACCACTCCTCTCCGACCGGCTGGCCTTCCTCCAGGGACTCCTGGAGCGGGCATCCCCGGCACGCGGGCGCCGACTTCTTGCACTGGCGTTTCCCCACCGCCACCAGGAGCGCGTGGTACTCCTGATAAAGCCCCACGTTCTCTTCGAGCGCCTCCTGCATCAATTCCTGCAGGTCCTCGTACGTCGCCTCCGCCTCCGCTAGCCCGTGCCGATAGAGCACCCGCGCCGTGTACGCGTCCACGACGAACACCGGCCGATGGGCCGCGTACAGGACGATCGAGTCCGCCGTCTCCGGCCCGATCCCCGTCACGCCCAGGATCGTTTCCCTGAGGGCGGCCGTGCCGAGCGCGAAGAGCGCGTCCGGGCTTCCGCCGAATTGCTTCTCGAGGAGGCAGATGAAGTTCTTGAGGCGCTTGGCCTTCACGCGGTAATACCCCGCCGGCCGGATGACCTCGGCCAGGCGTTCCGCGTCCGTCCGCGCCAGCGCCGCCGCTTCCAGCAGGCCCTCGCGCTTCAGGTTCCCGATGGCCCGCTCGACGTTCTTCCAGTTGGTGTTCTGCGTCAGGATCGCGCCGACGGCCACCTCGAAGGGAGTGTCGGCGGGCCACCAGCCTTGCGGCCCGTAGGCGGCCAGCAGCAGATCGTAGAACGCCCGAATCTTTTCGCTCGTGTTCATCCTGGCCTCCCTGCGCCCGCGGCGCGAATCGGCACGATAAGCCTGGCCGCCGGCCGATTCAAGGCCATTCGACCGCCTCTTTTTCGTAGTCGTGCTGCGCCGCCCGTGCTACATTCCCGCCATGCCTGCCAGCCCACGTCGCCGGAACAGTTCGAGCCCCGCTCGCTCCTCCCGGACCGGTCCGAATCTTCTTTTTGCGCCGCAGGCGGCGCGTCCCTGGCCGAGCCTGCTTTTTCTTTCGCCCTTCCTGGTCTTTTACACGGCCGGTCTCATCTGGGTCCGGCCGGACCTGGCCGCGGGCGTGGACCTCCTCTTGCGTCGCGTGCTTTTCCTGGCGGGACCCTCAGCGGTCCTCGCCCCCGCGGGCCTCGTGGTGGCCGTCCTCCTGGCTTGGCATCTGGCGCGCCGGGATCCCTGGCGGTTCCCTGCCGCGCTCGTGCCCGCGATGGGGGTGGAGACGGTCCTGTGGGCCGTCCCGCTCCTGGCGTTGCACGGTCTGTTTCAGGCCTTCGCCGCCGGTCCCGGGCCGATCGAGTTGGCGGGCGCCGGTCCCGCCCGGACCGACCTGGTTGCCGCCGCCATGACCAGCATTGGTGCCGGCATCTACGAGGAACTTCTCTTCCGCCTGGTTCTGGTGGGGGGTCTGGTACTCGTCGCGGAGCGTGTGTTTCGGCTGGCGCATTCCGGCGCCGTCGTGGCGGCCGTCCTCGTCGCTGCCGCGCTCTTTGCCGGCGCCCACACGTTCCAGGCGCCTGGGTCGTTCACGTGGCCGACGTTTCTGTTTCGCACGGCGGCGGGGGTCTACCTGGCCGCCCTGTTCGCGACGCGGGGGTTCGGCATCGCCGCCGGCGTCCACATCGTCTTCAATCTCGCCGTCAAACTGACCCTCTCCGTGCCGTGAGCGCGCCCGGCCCGCCGAACACTACAACGCAACTGTGCGCGGCGGGTGCGCCGCCCCGCTTGCTTGCCACGCCGAAGCCTATGGCGAAGGCGGGCGGGGCGCTGCGGTGTTCGCTGCGCCCGCCAAGGCGGGCGGCGAACCTCCGCGCAAAACTTATGTAAAACCGCTTAGATTCTTTGGCGAACGTTAGGTTTTTGTGGCACGTGGCCGCTATTGGGAACAGGTTACGGGCCGCATAGCCCAGCAGCAGGAGGCTGGAGAGTGGGGGGCGGTCAGGACTGCAATCGTTCCTCGGCGGCTTTCCGGAGCGCGGGCAGATGGGTTTCGATCACGTCCCAGACGCGCTTCGGGTTCACGCCCATGTAGTGGTGGATCAAGAAGTCCCTGAACCGTGCGACGTCGCTCAGTTGCTTGGAGGCCTCGCCGATGATCTCGAAGTTGCGAATGACGCCGTCCTGGATCAGCGAGTTTCGCATGAACTCGTCGCGCCCACCCGCCGTGTAGGCACGAATCTTCGCTATGGCATCACGGATGTGCTCCAGGTAAAGCCGGTCGTCCTTCACAACGGCACCCCCTCCGCCAGCACGCGGGCGCGGATGACGCGGTGCAAGGCGTCCTCGGCCACCACATCCACGCGGCATCCGATGAGGTCCTCCAACTCGCGGATGAGGGCGATGTGGTCAATCAGCGACCGGTCGTCGTCCAGGCGGACCAGAAAATCCACGTCGCTATCCGCGGCGGCCTCGCCCCTCACCACCGACCCGAAGAGGCGCACGTTGTGTGCTCCGTGCCGGGCGGCGATCCGGAGGATCTCCTTCCGCCTGCCCCGAATGTCGTTCAGCGCCGACATCGCCGCACCTCTCCCTCGGGTTGCTTTTGATTCTATCGGCAAACGCACCGCCTGTCCACTACTCCGCCAGCCGCTCCCCGATCCAGACGACGTGCTTTGCCAGCGGTCCGCCGGCAAGTGCGCTCACCAGGCGCTTGTCGCCGGTAATCATAACGGACTTCGTCTTGACGGCCAGCGCGAGGTACAGGCAGTCGTAAACGGTGCGATCCAATTGCATGGCCAATTCGAGGGCGTCCGGAACAAGGTCGGCCGCCGGATGGGTGACGACCGGCAGAGCCAGGATACTCCGTGCGATGTCGCTGGCGGCGTCAGCCGTAAGGTTGCCGCGGCGCTGCCGCTTCCAGATGACATTGGCGGTTTCGACCCAGACAAGATCGGGTGCCAAAAGTTCCTCAGCCTGCGCCACACACTGCTCGGCCGCTTTGGAATCCTTTTCCTCAAAGAAGAGTTTCACAACCACGCTGGCATCGAGGACAACGGTCTTCATCGCTCGCGATCCTCGCGGATCAACCGGACGCTGTCCTCAAATCGCCGGCCGAGTTTCTTCCGCCATTGTCTGGCGCGGGCCAAGACCTCGACAATGGATTGACCGGCGGCGTTTTCAAGCACGGTTCGGGCCTCGCTCTGGAGCGACCGGCCGTGCCGCTTGGCGCGGGCCTTGAGGCGCTTGAGGGCCCGGGCGTCCAGGCCGCGAATCAGAAAGTCAGGCATGGCTTCACCTCCTGCGGGCCTCCGCCCGCTTGATATCAGAATGATATCAGCCGGGAGGCGACGAGGCAAGCACAATCTCGACGCCGAGGCGCCGCTCCAGACGGTTTCTCCAGGCATTCCTCAAGGGATTCCCCGTGGATTCCTCGCTTGAAGTCCGGCCAAGGGGAGCGCTATAATGGCCCGTCGAAAACGCTACGGGCGGCGCGTCGGTCCAGGCCGTTCAGCAACAAGTGGCAGGTCTTCAAGGCCAATGAAATACATACTGGCTCGAATCGCGATCGGTGTTCTTGTGATTTGCGTCACCCCCTTGGCCGTGTTAGCCGTGTTACTCGGAGGCGGACCGGATGATATGGATTTTCTCCAATCCGGTTGGGGGCCGATGGGATCTTCGCTGTTTGTCCTTGGAGGACTATCTCTGTGCTCTTGGCTGGTTGGGGCCATTGCCGCCGCCGTCTGGAAAAAACGGTTTTGCTTTGCCTGGCGGTGGGGC harbors:
- the amrB gene encoding AmmeMemoRadiSam system protein B; this translates as THYGPAYGFAPKGVGEAALRWVRDENDRRMIDLALRLDAEAAVPEAEARLNACGSGAVAATLAAARELGAVQGYLVHYTTSFDVMKERMGRRGFDAAVGYAGLLF
- a CDS encoding CDP-alcohol phosphatidyltransferase family protein; translated protein: MSWPNRITLLRLLLVPVFILLVLSAAENAAYRYAALGLAVALGVCDAADGILARRTGAVTRIGSILDPLADKALMISAIVLLSFEGILSTEHPALRLPYWVSVTIVSRDLFILVGTGIIFLLAGLFQALPSVSGKAATVVQFIMIAAMLASPDFLRWFPSATWYGLYGIWVVTVLLGVVSWLGYLRTGSKLLSAGG
- a CDS encoding diguanylate cyclase, which translates into the protein MPFRANILVVGAEADANARLAAMLERVGATVQQAPDCLTAMAIVKSDAVELAVLADCGGQFNPVETARVLKSLRRDRYLPVMLVAEKGLAGGAEPEGLEDLDDVLGPGFDEETLRRRLQALLRAKSTHDQLREVRGELEKTLARENALLEQLREDNKTLKVRSITDGLTALYNYRYLMEWLKTEFKISRRYGHSLSMIIVDVDFFKRINDEYGHPFGDLALKEIAVVLKQCARESDLVARYAGDEFALVCPRTGHKEISALAKRILVASRKHRFESKGGRVPITLSLGTATYPDDPEVVSPELLVFLADQALYQTKRGGRNGVTAWHEIEPETRFAIRGELKGPNHPLLANDPKSRLELAAAARLVGAAAETTSFCPRDADPPSR
- a CDS encoding endonuclease III domain-containing protein, yielding MNTSEKIRAFYDLLLAAYGPQGWWPADTPFEVAVGAILTQNTNWKNVERAIGNLKREGLLEAAALARTDAERLAEVIRPAGYYRVKAKRLKNFICLLEKQFGGSPDALFALGTAALRETILGVTGIGPETADSIVLYAAHRPVFVVDAYTARVLYRHGLAEAEATYEDLQELMQEALEENVGLYQEYHALLVAVGKRQCKKSAPACRGCPLQESLEEGQPVGEEW
- a CDS encoding CPBP family glutamic-type intramembrane protease, which encodes MPASPRRRNSSSPARSSRTGPNLLFAPQAARPWPSLLFLSPFLVFYTAGLIWVRPDLAAGVDLLLRRVLFLAGPSAVLAPAGLVVAVLLAWHLARRDPWRFPAALVPAMGVETVLWAVPLLALHGLFQAFAAGPGPIELAGAGPARTDLVAAAMTSIGAGIYEELLFRLVLVGGLVLVAERVFRLAHSGAVVAAVLVAAALFAGAHTFQAPGSFTWPTFLFRTAAGVYLAALFATRGFGIAAGVHIVFNLAVKLTLSVP
- a CDS encoding DUF86 domain-containing protein, with translation MKDDRLYLEHIRDAIAKIRAYTAGGRDEFMRNSLIQDGVIRNFEIIGEASKQLSDVARFRDFLIHHYMGVNPKRVWDVIETHLPALRKAAEERLQS
- a CDS encoding nucleotidyltransferase family protein, producing MSALNDIRGRRKEILRIAARHGAHNVRLFGSVVRGEAAADSDVDFLVRLDDDRSLIDHIALIRELEDLIGCRVDVVAEDALHRVIRARVLAEGVPL
- a CDS encoding type II toxin-antitoxin system VapC family toxin gives rise to the protein MKTVVLDASVVVKLFFEEKDSKAAEQCVAQAEELLAPDLVWVETANVIWKRQRRGNLTADAASDIARSILALPVVTHPAADLVPDALELAMQLDRTVYDCLYLALAVKTKSVMITGDKRLVSALAGGPLAKHVVWIGERLAE